The DNA region CGACCTGCATCGGTCCGCCACCGTCGTCCTCGTCTACGTCTACGTCGCCGTCCTCCGACGACGCGTCGGCCCCGGAATCCGCGGCGTTGCTCATGATGGAACGCGATTGGACGCCCGCGAGTAAAAGGCGTGTGGTGTGGTGCCAGCGGTTTCTACGAGCGGCGGTCGAGTCACTCGCTACGTCCACGAATCCGCTCGAGCACGCTCAGCGTCCCGTCAGCGTGACCCGTCTCGAGCACCTCGTCGGCCGCTGCCTTCGCCGCGTCGTCCGCATTGGCGACGGCGAAACTCCGACCCACGGCCCCGAACGTCGAGACGTCGTTCTCGGAGTCGCCGACGGCCACCGCGTCCTCGAGGCCGAAGCCGACGTGCTCGGCCAGGCGGGCGACGCCGCGGCCCTTGCTCGTCTCCGGGCTGACGACGTGGTAGGCGTAGCCGGTGTCCAGCACCTCGAGGCCGTGCTCGGCGGCCAGTTCCCGGAGGGGACCTTCGGGTTGCTCGCGATTGACGGCGACCTCGGTCTCACGCCAGCGGTTGACCGTGTCCTCGGGTCCCCAGCCGAGGTCGTAGCCGGCGTCCCGGTAGGCCTCCGCGACGGCCTGGGCGGCGGCGCGGTCGGCGGTGTAGTGAACGGACTCGCCGGTGTAGACGACGCCGCCGTTCTCGGCGACGACGAGTTCGGGAAGCGCCGCGAAGTGACAAAGGGCGACAGGATACGGGAACGCTTTTCCGGTGGCGACGACCACCGGAGCGTCCCACTGGAGCAGCGGGTCGAAGATACGAGGGTCGATTCCCCACCCCTCCGGGCGGGTGAGCGTGCCGTCGATGTCGAGGACGAGCGGCGGGTCGGCGGTCATATCGAAAGGTGCTCGAGGCGAGGCCTAAAGGAATCGGTCTTCGATCGCAGTTGTGCATGCCGCGATTTGGGTACTACGATGGCCGAGATAAAATCACTCCTCGAGTCGGGAATTACTGGTCCGGACTGAAGGTCGCTGCTGTGAGTGGAACCTAAAAGGGCGGTGATCAGAGGTCAGGGCGTCGGGACCCAGACCGTCGTCGGGAAGATGCCGAGGAAGAACGCCACGGCGATCAGAATCGTCCCAAAGACGATGGCCGCCGCGGGCGGGTCCCAGTGGGTATCGCCATGGGCGTAGAACACCCGCTGGAAGGCTTCCCCGAACAGCGCACAGACGATCCCGAAGATAGCGGCGACGATCAGGGCGACCTCGTTGCTGGTCCCCGCGAGAACCGCGTCGCCGCTCGCGACGACCGCGAGCGCGGCCGTCGAGGACGGGAGCGTGATGTGGTGTGTGACCGGAATCTTCTCGACGCCGCAGTTGAGGAAGACGAGGGAGGCAGCGCTGATACCGAACGCCAGGAACGGACTCTCGGTGACGAGTGCCGTGTACCCGCCCAGGAGGCCGCCAGCCAGGCCGATCATGGCGACGTGGTCCCACTTGTACTGGTGGGGGAGCCACGGTTCGACGGCGAGACGCGAACTCTGGGCCGCTGCCTCCGTCTCTGCTCCCGCGTCCACCTCGCCGCCGTCGGTAATCGCTCGCGTCTCCTCGCGCTCAAATGGCGTCATGTCGAAGTAGCCCGTGCCCCGGACTTTCCCGATGATGCTGTAGCCCAGGATCAGCCGGTGAAACAGCGCCGAGAGGACGACCCCCATCGCGATTGGGTCCCAGGGCAACCCGAGCGTCCCCGAGGTCACCTGGAGGACGTACCCGAGGACGCCGAAGGCCCCGCCCACGGCAAGGACGTCGGGTTTCGTCCCGAGGGCGTAGGCGATGTTCTTCGCCTCGTGGAAGTCGAAGGCAGTGTCGATGTAGCCCCGGCGAGCGGCGTAGGCCGTCGCCGCAGCACCGCCGGCGAAGCTGATCGCCGGGGAGAACGGCGGGCCGAACGCGACATCGTTCGTGATCGCCCCGGCGTCTTGATTGACCAGCGTCGCTGCCTCACCCGCGATGACCATGAAGCCCGTAAAGATGAACGCCGGGAGTGCGCCGAGGGCTGCTCCGAACGCGCCGCCGCCGAACGCGGCGATGAGCATCTCGAGGTCGAGGAGGGCCTCCAGGAGCTCACCGAGGACCATGGTCAGTCGCCTCCGTCAGTGGCCCAGCCGAGCGAGCGCTCGACGGCGTCACTCCAGCGACTGTACATGCGATCGGCTTTCTCCGGATCCATCTCGGGAGTGAACTCGCGGTCGACCTGCCAGTTGTCGCGCAGTCCCTCGACGTCGCCCCAGTACCCGACCGCCAGGCCGGCCGCATAGGCCGACCCCAGGGCCGTCGTCTCGTCGACGACGGGACGGGAGATCTCCGAGCCGATGATGTCCGACTGGAGCTGGCAGAGGTAGTTGTTCTTGACCGCGCCGCCGTCGACCTTGAGATCCTGCATCTCGATGCCCGAGTCGGCTTCCATCGCCTCGGCGACGTCTCGCGTCTGGTAGGCGATGGACTCGAGGGTCGCGCGGACGACGTGTTCCTTCCGGGTACCGCGGGTCATCCCGACGATGGTGCCGCGGGCGCGCTGGTCCCAGTGCGGGGCGCCCAGCCCCGTGAACGCGGGGACGAAGTAGACGCCGTCGGTCGAATCGACGCTCCTGGCCAGTTCCGCCGTCTCGGCCGGATCGTCGATCAACGTCATATCCTCGAGCCACTCGATCGCCGCGCCGGTGATGAATATGGCGCCCTCCAGAGCGTACTGGACGGGTTCGCCCGAGCGCTGGAAGCCAATTGTGGTGAGCAGGCCGTGTTCGGACTCGACGGCTTCCTCGCCGGTGTTCATGAGGAAGAACGAGCCTGTCCCGTAGGTGTTCTTGGCCTCGCCGGCGTCGAAACAGGTCTGGCCGAACAGCGCCGCCTGCTGGTCGCCGAGCGCGCCCGCGACCGGGATCTCGGCCTCGAGGAAGCCGTCCGGGTCGGTCGTTCCGTAGGTGTCCTCGTCGCTCGAGGGGCGAACTTCCGGGAGCATCTCCCGGGACACGTCGAACTCCTCGAGCAACTCGTCGTCCCACTCGAGGTCGTGGATGTTGTAGAGCATCGTCCGCGAAGCGTTCGTTACCTCGGTGATGTGGTTGCCCGTGAGGTTGTAGATCAGCCAGGTGTCGATGGTCCCGAAGAGGACCTCGCCCTCGGCCGCGCGGTCCTGGATGTCCGATGGCCGGGTACGCTCCATCTTGATCGGGTCGGCGTTCTCGAGGAGCCACTCGGCTTTCGTCGCCGAGAAGTAGGCGTCGGCCTCGAGGCCGGTCTTTTCACGGATCGTGTCGACCATGCCGTCTTCCTCGAGTTGCTCGACGCGACTGGTCGTCCGGCGGTCCTGCCAGACGAGCGCGTTGTGCACCGGTTTTCCGGATTCCGCGTCCCAGAGCAGCGTCGTCTCGCGCTGATTGGTGACGCCGATGGCCTCGAGCTGGTCCGGGCTGATCCCGGCCTGGCCGAGTGCGCTCGTGATCACCGATTTGGTGTTCTCCCAGATCTCCATCGGGTCGTGTTCGACCCAGCCGGGTTCCGGGTAGATCTGTTCGTGTTTCTCGTACGCGTTGGCGACGACCTGACCGCTGTGGTCGAACACCATGAATCGCGTGCCGGTCGTACCCTGGTCTACTGCGCCGACGTATGTGTCTGTCATTGGTAGTCACCCGTTGTGTCGCTCGGTTGCGAACATCTTTACCGACGATCCGGTATTACTGATAAACAACACCAACGATCGGTATAAACATTGCCCAATATGTAAGTCGATATTTATGTATTTCTCGGGATAATCTCAGAGAACGAAACTATTCGTGCTGGAATATGCCGAGTAGACGCATTTATGGGGCCATTTCTCGTCCGTACTCGTCTGACCCACGAGAACTCCTGACACGACAACTAACTATCTGGAAAAACGGTGATTGTTACGGGTGTTGGCTGACCACCGATAAAATAATGGCGCGTCGCCACGTCGTTGGGTCAACGGATGGCATACGATACGGAGGTACTCGTCGTCGGCGGCGGCTCCACCGGCTGTGGCATCGCCCGGGACCTGGCGATGCGCGGCCTCGAGGTGACGCTCGTCGAGCGGGGAAACCTCACACACGGGACGACCGGGCGGATGCACGGCCTGTTACACAGCGGGGGCCGCTACGCCGTGTCGGACCAGGCCAGCGCGAAGGAGTGTATCGAGGAAAACGA from Natronosalvus rutilus includes:
- a CDS encoding HAD hydrolase family protein — its product is MTADPPLVLDIDGTLTRPEGWGIDPRIFDPLLQWDAPVVVATGKAFPYPVALCHFAALPELVVAENGGVVYTGESVHYTADRAAAQAVAEAYRDAGYDLGWGPEDTVNRWRETEVAVNREQPEGPLRELAAEHGLEVLDTGYAYHVVSPETSKGRGVARLAEHVGFGLEDAVAVGDSENDVSTFGAVGRSFAVANADDAAKAAADEVLETGHADGTLSVLERIRGRSE
- the glpK gene encoding glycerol kinase GlpK, which translates into the protein MTDTYVGAVDQGTTGTRFMVFDHSGQVVANAYEKHEQIYPEPGWVEHDPMEIWENTKSVITSALGQAGISPDQLEAIGVTNQRETTLLWDAESGKPVHNALVWQDRRTTSRVEQLEEDGMVDTIREKTGLEADAYFSATKAEWLLENADPIKMERTRPSDIQDRAAEGEVLFGTIDTWLIYNLTGNHITEVTNASRTMLYNIHDLEWDDELLEEFDVSREMLPEVRPSSDEDTYGTTDPDGFLEAEIPVAGALGDQQAALFGQTCFDAGEAKNTYGTGSFFLMNTGEEAVESEHGLLTTIGFQRSGEPVQYALEGAIFITGAAIEWLEDMTLIDDPAETAELARSVDSTDGVYFVPAFTGLGAPHWDQRARGTIVGMTRGTRKEHVVRATLESIAYQTRDVAEAMEADSGIEMQDLKVDGGAVKNNYLCQLQSDIIGSEISRPVVDETTALGSAYAAGLAVGYWGDVEGLRDNWQVDREFTPEMDPEKADRMYSRWSDAVERSLGWATDGGD